Proteins encoded by one window of Actinocorallia herbida:
- a CDS encoding SDR family NAD(P)-dependent oxidoreductase yields MDAEKLRSLFDLTGRTALVTGGTRGIGLAIAEGFAAAGARVVVASRKLEACAAAEAHLKALGADALGVPAHLGDLDDLDALVTRTLDAFGGLDILVNNAANPLALPLGSLTPEAFAKSQDVNVRGPVFLVQRALEALTASPTASVVNVVSAGAFLFSPYVSMYAAAKAAMVSYTRAMAAEFAPRGIRVNALAPGTVDTDMVRNNPPEFQKAMEQSALQKRMADPDEMVGPALFLASDAASFMTGQVLHVDGGLVTR; encoded by the coding sequence ATGGACGCTGAGAAGCTGCGGTCGCTCTTCGACCTCACCGGCCGGACCGCGCTCGTCACCGGCGGCACCCGGGGCATCGGCCTCGCCATCGCCGAGGGGTTCGCCGCCGCGGGCGCGCGGGTGGTCGTCGCGAGCCGCAAGCTCGAGGCCTGCGCCGCCGCCGAGGCCCACCTGAAGGCGCTGGGCGCCGACGCCCTGGGCGTCCCCGCCCACCTCGGCGACCTCGACGACCTGGACGCGCTCGTCACCCGGACCCTCGACGCCTTCGGCGGCCTCGACATCCTGGTGAACAACGCCGCGAACCCGCTGGCCCTGCCGCTCGGCTCCCTCACCCCCGAGGCGTTCGCCAAATCCCAGGACGTCAACGTGCGCGGGCCCGTCTTCCTCGTCCAGCGTGCGCTGGAGGCACTGACGGCCAGCCCGACGGCCTCGGTCGTCAACGTCGTCTCCGCCGGCGCCTTCCTTTTCTCCCCTTACGTCTCGATGTACGCCGCCGCCAAGGCAGCGATGGTGTCTTACACGCGAGCGATGGCCGCGGAGTTCGCTCCGCGCGGCATCCGCGTGAACGCCCTCGCGCCCGGCACCGTGGACACCGACATGGTCCGCAACAACCCGCCCGAGTTCCAGAAGGCGATGGAGCAGTCGGCCCTTCAGAAGCGGATGGCCGACCCCGACGAGATGGTCGGCCCCGCCCTCTTCCTGGCCTCGGACGCGGCGAGTTTCATGACCGGACAGGTGCTGCACGTCGACGGCGGCCTCGTGACGCGCTGA
- a CDS encoding ACT domain-containing protein, translating to MTPETDLAKLLAGMRPGLSPGRYVFTSVPGPVPAGLAPIVTVAEDEGLTLVLRQEEADAACLPYDYVAARITLRVHSALAAVGLTAAVSRVLAEAGLSCNVVAGFHHDHLFVPHEAADRAVALLTALAEGAP from the coding sequence GTGACGCCCGAGACCGACCTCGCCAAGCTGCTCGCCGGCATGCGGCCCGGACTCTCCCCGGGCCGCTACGTGTTCACGAGCGTGCCCGGACCCGTCCCCGCGGGCCTCGCGCCCATCGTCACGGTCGCCGAGGACGAAGGACTGACGCTCGTGCTGCGCCAAGAGGAGGCCGACGCGGCGTGCCTCCCCTATGACTACGTCGCGGCCCGGATCACGCTGCGGGTCCACTCGGCGCTGGCCGCCGTCGGGCTGACCGCGGCGGTCTCGCGGGTCCTCGCCGAAGCCGGGCTGAGCTGCAATGTCGTCGCGGGCTTCCACCACGACCACCTGTTCGTGCCCCACGAGGCCGCCGACCGGGCCGTCGCGCTGCTGACCGCGCTGGCCGAAGGCGCCCCCTGA
- a CDS encoding enoyl-CoA hydratase/isomerase family protein: MLINGDAYLRDTPASGRTVRSEEPAPGVRLLTLDRPDRLNAMSGEMIKDLHHALDEIALDDSCRVVVLTGAGRAFCAGLDLHDPPRRDRNEPETGQAPRLSSPQAGLHVQQAIAALVPKLRNLRQPVVSAVNGPASGGGFALALASDVRVGAASARFNAAFVRIGLSGCDIGVSWLLPRLVGAGISHELLLTGRFVEAEEALRIGLVSRVVDDGKVLEAALEIAAQIVANSPMGVWMTKEVAWSQLEVGSLQAGIDLENRTQILTSYTRDQTEQISAFLERRPATYTDS, from the coding sequence ATGCTCATCAATGGCGACGCTTACCTGCGTGACACCCCCGCCTCAGGCCGGACCGTCCGGTCGGAGGAGCCCGCGCCCGGCGTGCGGCTGCTCACCCTCGACCGGCCGGACCGGCTCAATGCCATGTCCGGCGAGATGATCAAGGACCTGCACCACGCGCTGGACGAGATCGCGCTCGACGACTCGTGCCGCGTCGTGGTGCTGACCGGCGCGGGCCGGGCGTTCTGCGCCGGGCTCGACCTGCACGACCCGCCGCGCCGCGACCGGAACGAACCCGAGACGGGGCAGGCGCCGCGGCTGTCGAGCCCGCAGGCCGGGCTGCACGTCCAGCAGGCGATCGCCGCGCTGGTGCCCAAGCTGCGCAACCTGCGCCAGCCCGTCGTCTCCGCGGTGAACGGACCCGCGTCGGGCGGCGGTTTCGCCCTCGCGCTGGCCAGCGATGTCCGGGTCGGCGCCGCGTCGGCCAGGTTCAACGCGGCGTTCGTCCGGATCGGCCTGTCCGGCTGCGACATCGGCGTGAGCTGGCTGCTGCCCCGGCTCGTCGGCGCGGGCATCTCGCACGAGCTGCTGCTGACCGGCCGCTTCGTGGAGGCCGAGGAGGCGCTGCGCATCGGCCTGGTCAGCCGGGTCGTCGACGACGGCAAGGTCCTCGAGGCCGCGCTGGAGATCGCCGCGCAGATCGTCGCGAACAGCCCGATGGGCGTGTGGATGACCAAGGAGGTGGCCTGGAGCCAGCTCGAGGTCGGCAGCCTCCAGGCGGGCATCGACCTGGAGAACCGGACCCAGATCCTCACCTCCTACACGCGCGACCAGACCGAGCAGATCAGCGCGTTCCTGGAGCGCCGTCCGGCGACCTACACCGACTCCTGA
- a CDS encoding DUF305 domain-containing protein codes for MTRALAGRAFVAVALFALGAVAALLVTGTGGGDRVRPAGKVEIGFAQDMIVHHGQAVTLAQAALGGGAGDAVSQLATGMQLAQLREIGRLEGFLALWDAPHIGEGRPMAWMNAEGHAHGGTATMPGLATTDEVNALGELEGAALETRFLQLMIRHHQGGLLMADAVVGLTTDPDVRAFAVRMATEQRQEAATMTGLLAALGAEPLPSPT; via the coding sequence GTGACACGGGCGCTCGCCGGGCGGGCCTTCGTCGCCGTAGCCCTCTTCGCGCTCGGCGCGGTCGCCGCCCTCCTCGTCACCGGAACGGGCGGTGGCGACCGGGTCCGCCCGGCGGGGAAGGTCGAGATCGGGTTCGCCCAGGACATGATCGTCCACCACGGGCAGGCGGTGACGCTCGCCCAGGCGGCGCTCGGCGGCGGCGCGGGGGACGCGGTGTCCCAGCTCGCGACGGGCATGCAGCTCGCCCAGCTTCGCGAGATCGGCCGGCTGGAGGGCTTCCTCGCGCTCTGGGACGCCCCGCACATCGGTGAAGGCCGGCCGATGGCCTGGATGAACGCCGAAGGCCACGCCCACGGCGGCACCGCCACCATGCCCGGCCTCGCCACCACCGACGAGGTCAACGCCCTCGGCGAGCTGGAAGGCGCGGCCCTGGAGACCCGCTTCCTCCAGCTCATGATCCGCCACCACCAGGGCGGCCTGCTCATGGCGGACGCCGTGGTCGGCCTCACGACCGACCCGGACGTCCGCGCCTTCGCCGTCCGGATGGCCACCGAGCAGCGTCAGGAGGCCGCCACCATGACCGGTCTTCTGGCAGCCCTGGGCGCGGAACCTCTCCCGTCTCCCACCTGA
- the proC gene encoding pyrroline-5-carboxylate reductase yields the protein MGSGVEVAVVGVGRLGEAVVRGLLRGGLPAAAIAGSSGSADAAARLTERLGVAVGTDPVTAVQEAATILVAVPPAGVAGVLARIGGTLRPGAVVVSLAAGVSLERLTGGLPGGVAVVRAMTNIPVAYGAGMTVLSAPAGTAPDIRQRVEALFGRMGAVVWLPEGEQPAATAVAGSGPAYLYYVADALVDAAAGEGLDRDTARLLVTRTLAGAGILLREEGAAPGELLAEVTTPGGTTSAAVDRLDRGQVARAVRQAVRAAAERAEPADARLPGFLRARAALPVTRLQFASGGVWEEPFVVRPHAASVRELDEWLGAAGEDVAVEVFCTDELFLGARVADPAFLHAVVEAAARGRWSTLGDAPAHWRLPDGTPLLSGDRPEKLEVGVVNAWHSVGPSLLWRRGEPGPDARRLGEALRLAAHPTPVALEAAWTVPATGGAVPTWVGVNVSESLHRLDEGKLASVAESLLHRTG from the coding sequence ATGGGCAGTGGGGTCGAGGTCGCGGTCGTCGGAGTCGGACGGCTCGGTGAGGCGGTCGTCAGAGGGCTGCTGCGCGGGGGCCTCCCGGCCGCCGCGATCGCCGGGTCGTCGGGGTCGGCGGACGCCGCCGCGCGGCTGACCGAGCGGCTGGGCGTGGCGGTCGGCACCGACCCGGTGACGGCGGTCCAGGAGGCCGCGACGATCCTTGTCGCGGTGCCCCCGGCCGGGGTCGCCGGGGTGCTGGCACGGATCGGGGGCACGCTGCGGCCCGGCGCGGTCGTCGTGTCGCTCGCCGCGGGCGTTTCGCTGGAGCGCCTCACCGGCGGGCTGCCCGGCGGGGTCGCCGTGGTCCGCGCGATGACGAACATCCCCGTCGCCTACGGGGCGGGCATGACCGTGCTGTCCGCGCCGGCCGGTACGGCGCCGGACATCAGGCAACGGGTCGAGGCGCTGTTCGGCAGGATGGGCGCCGTCGTCTGGCTGCCCGAGGGAGAGCAGCCCGCCGCCACGGCGGTCGCAGGATCCGGCCCCGCCTACCTCTACTACGTCGCCGACGCGCTCGTGGACGCCGCGGCCGGGGAGGGCCTCGACCGGGACACCGCCCGTCTGCTCGTCACCCGGACCCTCGCGGGGGCCGGCATCCTGCTGCGCGAGGAGGGAGCGGCGCCGGGCGAACTGCTGGCCGAGGTGACGACGCCCGGCGGCACCACCTCGGCGGCGGTCGACCGGCTCGACCGGGGCCAGGTCGCGCGGGCGGTGCGCCAGGCCGTGCGGGCCGCGGCGGAGAGGGCGGAGCCCGCCGACGCGCGGCTGCCCGGGTTCTTGCGGGCCCGGGCCGCGCTGCCCGTCACCCGCCTCCAGTTCGCCTCCGGCGGCGTCTGGGAGGAGCCGTTCGTCGTCCGGCCGCACGCGGCGTCGGTGCGGGAGCTCGACGAGTGGCTCGGCGCGGCGGGCGAGGACGTCGCGGTCGAGGTGTTCTGCACCGACGAGCTCTTCCTCGGCGCCCGCGTCGCCGACCCCGCGTTCCTGCACGCGGTCGTGGAGGCCGCGGCCCGGGGCCGTTGGAGCACCCTCGGCGACGCGCCCGCCCACTGGAGGCTGCCTGACGGGACGCCGCTGCTGTCCGGAGATCGTCCGGAGAAGCTCGAGGTGGGGGTCGTCAACGCCTGGCACAGTGTCGGCCCGTCCCTGCTCTGGCGGCGCGGCGAGCCGGGCCCGGACGCCCGGCGGCTCGGCGAGGCGCTGCGGCTCGCCGCCCACCCGACGCCCGTCGCGCTGGAGGCGGCGTGGACGGTGCCCGCGACGGGCGGGGCGGTGCCGACCTGGGTCGGCGTGAACGTCTCGGAGTCGCTGCACCGGCTCGACGAAGGCAAGCTCGCCTCCGTGGCGGAGAGCCTCCTGCACCGGACGGGCTGA
- a CDS encoding CaiB/BaiF CoA transferase family protein has protein sequence MAEAGDDVWGVEEEPAGILSGLRVLDLSRVLAGPYCAQMLSDHGASVLKVEGPAGDETRSWGPPFHADGTSAYFYGLNRNKRNIALDLASDAGRRVLTRLVGEADVVVENFKPGTMARWGLGYEDVLAARHPRLVYCRISGFGSDGPMGGLPGYDAVLQAYGGLMSVNGYPDREPLRVGVPVVDVMTAHLAFSGILLALHERTASGRGQLVDAALLDAVVSLLHPHAASWTADGRTPRRTGGAHPVLAPYQVFATRSGDFFVSAANDRQFAALVGVLGRPDLAADPRFADNPGRIAHIDELAALLAGLIDGWDGAELTRRLIAAGVPAGPVNDVGTALTDPQVRHRGLYVENEDYRGVGVPVAFGRSRTRAPRAPRPRGADTTEVLRGLGYDDAEIARLAEAGVLR, from the coding sequence ATGGCCGAGGCCGGAGACGACGTCTGGGGCGTCGAGGAAGAGCCGGCCGGAATCCTGTCCGGGCTCCGGGTCCTCGACCTGAGCCGCGTCCTGGCCGGTCCGTACTGCGCCCAGATGCTGAGCGACCACGGCGCGTCGGTCTTGAAGGTGGAAGGTCCGGCCGGGGACGAGACCCGTAGCTGGGGCCCGCCCTTCCATGCGGACGGGACCAGCGCGTACTTCTACGGACTCAACCGCAACAAGCGCAACATCGCCCTGGACCTCGCCTCCGACGCCGGAAGGCGGGTCCTTACCCGGCTCGTCGGCGAGGCCGACGTGGTCGTGGAGAACTTCAAGCCGGGCACCATGGCCCGGTGGGGCCTTGGATACGAGGACGTCCTCGCCGCGCGGCATCCCCGGCTCGTCTACTGCCGGATCAGCGGCTTCGGCTCCGACGGTCCGATGGGCGGCCTGCCCGGCTATGACGCCGTCCTCCAAGCCTACGGCGGCCTCATGAGCGTCAACGGTTACCCTGACCGGGAGCCGCTGCGGGTCGGCGTCCCCGTGGTGGACGTGATGACCGCGCATCTGGCGTTCAGCGGCATCCTCCTCGCCCTGCACGAGCGCACGGCGAGCGGCCGGGGCCAGCTCGTGGACGCAGCCCTCCTCGACGCGGTCGTCTCGCTGCTGCACCCGCACGCGGCGAGCTGGACCGCTGACGGCCGCACCCCGCGCCGCACCGGGGGAGCGCACCCCGTCCTCGCGCCCTACCAGGTCTTCGCGACCAGGTCGGGCGACTTCTTCGTCAGCGCCGCCAATGACCGCCAGTTCGCCGCGCTCGTCGGCGTCCTGGGCAGGCCCGACCTCGCCGCGGACCCGAGGTTCGCCGACAATCCGGGCCGTATCGCGCATATCGACGAGCTCGCCGCCCTGCTGGCCGGGCTCATCGACGGCTGGGACGGCGCCGAGCTCACCCGTCGTCTGATCGCGGCGGGCGTTCCGGCAGGGCCGGTCAACGACGTCGGGACCGCGCTCACCGACCCGCAGGTGCGCCACCGGGGGCTGTACGTCGAGAACGAGGACTACCGGGGTGTAGGCGTCCCCGTGGCCTTCGGCAGGTCGCGCACCCGCGCCCCGCGCGCTCCGCGACCGCGCGGGGCGGACACCACCGAGGTACTGCGGGGACTCGGCTACGACGACGCCGAGATCGCCAGGCTGGCGGAGGCCGGCGTCCTGCGCTGA
- a CDS encoding pirin family protein, with protein MAAPVARGVDRITAKRRLGPDAQVDDKALIIVPTDPASTDPFLLLAEDRFSSPGFEWHPHRGIETVTTVLGGVLEHGDNLGNAGALEPGDVQWMTAGRGIIHRELAYRDEHAHTLQLWLNLPAGRKMAETRYRDVLAAARPRFTRPGAVVDVVSGTVEGVTGLALDHHPVQGVLVTLDPGARYGLPVPAAHRLFAYVVEGDAEIAGSPVAEGRTAWSDPVPDAPGTVLDLAAADRDREVQIMVYSGAPLREPVVMGGPFVMNEPAEITQAFQDFHAGLFGPVPRQARLAYDR; from the coding sequence GTGGCAGCCCCCGTAGCGCGTGGAGTGGATCGGATCACGGCGAAGCGGAGGCTCGGCCCGGACGCGCAGGTGGACGACAAGGCACTGATCATCGTGCCGACGGACCCGGCGAGCACCGATCCGTTCCTGCTGCTCGCCGAGGACCGGTTCTCTTCCCCGGGCTTCGAATGGCATCCGCACCGGGGGATCGAGACCGTCACGACGGTCCTCGGCGGGGTTCTGGAGCACGGGGACAATCTCGGCAACGCGGGCGCGCTGGAGCCGGGCGACGTCCAGTGGATGACCGCCGGGCGCGGCATCATCCACCGCGAACTCGCCTACCGCGACGAGCACGCGCACACCCTCCAGCTCTGGCTCAACCTGCCGGCGGGCCGGAAGATGGCCGAGACCCGGTACCGGGACGTCCTGGCCGCGGCCAGGCCGAGGTTCACCCGTCCGGGCGCCGTGGTCGACGTCGTGTCCGGGACGGTGGAGGGCGTCACCGGTCTCGCGCTCGACCACCACCCGGTCCAGGGTGTCCTCGTCACGCTCGATCCCGGAGCGCGCTACGGGCTGCCCGTCCCGGCCGCCCACCGGCTGTTCGCCTACGTCGTCGAGGGCGACGCCGAGATAGCGGGAAGCCCCGTCGCGGAGGGCCGCACCGCGTGGTCCGACCCGGTGCCCGACGCCCCGGGCACCGTCCTCGACCTCGCCGCCGCAGACCGGGACCGCGAGGTCCAGATCATGGTCTACAGCGGCGCGCCGCTCCGGGAGCCCGTGGTGATGGGCGGCCCGTTCGTCATGAACGAACCGGCCGAGATCACCCAGGCGTTCCAGGACTTCCACGCGGGCCTGTTCGGTCCCGTCCCGCGCCAGGCGCGGCTCGCCTACGACAGGTGA
- a CDS encoding LVIVD repeat-containing protein: MRPVARRTVSGEDGPGRWRRAGAGLAGLILAVGLGAAGGSPAVAGAAVSAKVPRAECGPGSRPETGLQGQVPLKDRKSGRSKRGYECNLELVSRYQSQGQATVGAAYGTCQYLGTILPSAVTAKKRGVNVIDFKNPKKPKLTTSLVSPATLGGTWETLRVHEGRGLLAAVSVGAAVGGFFVSVYDVKTDCAHPRLLNGIKGTQLTMPGAFPGHEAAWSPDGRTYWTTGLVGGVVAALDMTNPRKPKVVFNGLTDTLSHGVHVSPDGNRLFIANSGIPAGISVFDSSEIQRRKPDARLRLVSKVSWDDGIVSQYAHPFTQNGRTYMIAVDELGSGGVRFFDLTNERRPKLVRKIKLEINRPEHTNARKADLAKNGIFGYDSHYCTMDRTVNPTALACGWAQSGIRVFDIRDLERPSEIAYFNPPAQVGRRAKLTNSAHAFVPFGGYFSDLLNLRPDDEPLYTGETDMTADWCMSPPRFAGSRLYVACDDNGALLLRFRNGVYPL, translated from the coding sequence GTGAGACCTGTGGCGCGACGGACGGTGTCGGGCGAGGACGGTCCCGGACGGTGGCGGCGGGCCGGAGCGGGCCTCGCGGGCCTGATCCTGGCGGTCGGGCTGGGCGCGGCCGGAGGGTCGCCCGCGGTGGCGGGCGCCGCGGTGAGCGCGAAGGTGCCGCGCGCCGAGTGCGGCCCGGGTTCGCGGCCGGAGACCGGCCTGCAAGGCCAGGTCCCGCTGAAAGACCGCAAGAGCGGCCGCAGCAAGCGCGGCTACGAGTGCAACCTCGAACTCGTCAGCCGCTACCAGAGCCAAGGGCAGGCCACCGTGGGCGCGGCCTACGGGACCTGCCAGTATCTCGGGACCATCCTGCCGAGCGCGGTCACCGCCAAGAAGCGCGGCGTGAACGTCATCGACTTCAAGAACCCGAAGAAGCCGAAGCTGACGACGTCACTGGTGAGTCCCGCGACCCTCGGCGGCACCTGGGAGACCCTGCGCGTCCACGAGGGCCGCGGACTGCTCGCCGCGGTGTCCGTGGGCGCGGCCGTCGGCGGCTTCTTCGTCTCGGTCTACGACGTGAAGACCGACTGCGCCCACCCGCGGCTGCTGAACGGGATCAAGGGCACCCAGCTCACGATGCCCGGCGCGTTCCCCGGCCACGAGGCCGCCTGGTCGCCCGACGGCCGCACCTACTGGACGACCGGCCTGGTCGGCGGTGTCGTCGCGGCCCTCGACATGACGAACCCGCGCAAGCCCAAGGTCGTCTTCAACGGCCTCACCGACACCCTCTCCCACGGCGTCCATGTCAGCCCGGACGGCAACCGCCTGTTCATCGCCAACTCCGGCATCCCCGCCGGGATCAGCGTCTTCGACTCCAGCGAGATCCAGCGGCGCAAGCCCGACGCCAGGCTGCGGCTCGTCTCCAAGGTGTCGTGGGACGACGGCATCGTCAGCCAGTACGCCCACCCGTTCACTCAGAACGGCCGCACCTACATGATCGCCGTCGACGAGCTGGGTTCGGGCGGCGTCAGGTTCTTCGACCTCACGAACGAGCGCAGGCCGAAGCTCGTGCGCAAGATCAAGCTGGAGATCAACCGGCCGGAGCACACCAACGCCCGCAAGGCCGACCTCGCCAAGAACGGCATCTTCGGCTACGACTCCCACTACTGCACGATGGACCGGACCGTGAACCCGACGGCGCTGGCGTGCGGCTGGGCCCAGTCGGGCATCCGCGTCTTCGACATCCGCGACCTCGAGCGCCCGAGCGAGATCGCCTACTTCAACCCTCCCGCGCAGGTCGGCAGGCGCGCGAAGCTCACCAACTCCGCGCACGCGTTCGTCCCGTTCGGCGGCTACTTCTCCGATCTGCTGAACCTCAGGCCGGACGACGAGCCCCTGTACACCGGCGAGACCGACATGACGGCCGACTGGTGCATGTCCCCGCCGCGCTTCGCCGGAAGCCGGCTGTACGTCGCGTGCGACGACAACGGCGCGCTCCTGCTGCGCTTCCGCAACGGCGTGTACCCGCTGTGA